A region of the Roseiflexus sp. RS-1 genome:
GGGAAGGCGCTCAGGTCTTTTGGAGCGGCAGGCGGCGGCGATGGCGGCGATGTGGCAGCAGCGATCGGCGCTGCCTTTGCTGGAGGCGGCTGTTTTTCGGCGCCCGTCGGCGGCACAACCGATGCAGGCGCTTCTTTGCGTTCCTGCGCAGGCGGTTGTGGTGGAACAGTCGCTTCTGGCTGAGCAACTGGTTCGAGATCGATCAATGAGAAGGCCTCTACTTCGCTCGTCGCAGAAGGTGGTGGTGCAACATCGGACGTTGCAGCAGATCTGGTCGTCTGAGTCACCTCAGCGCCCGACGATTCCGGTTCTTCCGGCGAGAGCGACGGCCCTTCCACAGGCGATGTTTCGACAGTACTGCCTGCAGCGCTGATCATAGCGATCTCGTCGTCCGATAATCCCAGCTCCTCCAGCGAGAAGGGAGTGAGCGACGGTTCCTCCGCAGGCGGTGGAACGTTCTCCTGCTGCCCTGCGGCTGCGGCGGCCAGCAGTGCAATCTCGTCGTCTGATAATCCAAGTTCCTCCAGTGAGAAGGGCCGCATCAGGTCTTCTTCTGATGGCATATCGTTGAGTGCGGGCTGCAGAGCGCTTTCCACCGGCAATGGCGTCTCTTCCTCCGCATATTCGGCATCAAGGTCGATGATCTCATCGCCGTCGCGGATCTGGATTCGTGCAGCATGCAGTTTGCGCCCGATTTCATCGATCCGGTCGGCTTCCGCTTCGGGATCCCTTACCGTGGCTATGATGTCGGCAAGATCGACATACCCGCGCTCGTGACCAAGCCGGATCAAACGATCCACCGTTTCATCAACGCTCTCAAAGCCAGGGAATGTCTCAGCCAGCTCGAATGATTCGACTGGCGGCTCGTGGACAGACGCGGGTTCCGGCAGCCATTCGAGATCGCCGCCCGTTCCCAATGCAGACAGTTCTTCCTCGGTGATGCCCAGGCGTCCTTCTTCGTACTCCAGACCGCCCTCTGCCAGATCTGAGAGATCGAACTCCCCCAGTTCGTCCTCCGAAAGCCCAAGATCGGCAAGTGAGAACGGTTGGAGATCCTCGATGCCAGTTTCTTCTTCCACCAATTCAGGCGCTGCTGAAGCGGGAGATTTGGCTGGCGCCGCAGGCTGGACTATCTCGAACTCATCTGTCTCAGTCGTTGGCTGAACCGGCGCTACTGGTTCGGCAGGCGGCGTCGACGCTTTCGGCTCACCAAGACCGAGCGCGGCGATCTCCTCCTCGCTCAACCCCAGGTCGGCGAACGAGAACGGTTGCACTTCTCCACTGGCAAGCGCCTCTTCCAGCGTTTCCGCCTCATACGCCGGTTGCGCGGGTGTGACCGGTTCGGCGGGTGCGGCAGGCGGCGCCGATGCTTCCGGCGTGCCGAGACCAGGCGCAGCGATCTCCTCCTCGCTCAACCCCAGATCGGCGAACGAGAACGGTTGCACCTCCCCACGGGCAAGCGCCTCCTCCAGCGTTTCCGCCTCACGCGCCGGTTGCGCGGGTGTACCCGGTTCGGCAGGCGGCGCCGATGCTTCCGGCGTACTGAGACCAAGGGCGGCGATTTCTTCCTCGCTCAACCCCAGGTCAGCGAACGAGAACGGTTGCACCTCCCCGCGGGCAAGCGCTTCTTCCAGCGTTTCCGCTTCGATGTCCGTGCGCTTCGACTCGTGGGTTGCGACTGGCTCTTCGATATGCGGCGGAGCGACTACAGGTTCTTCCTCAGCGACCCGCGACGTCAACCCGGCAGGCGCTTCAGCAGGGGACTCCGGCGCCTGCGTTACCGGTTGTTCAGGTGCAACGTTCAACCCCAACGCGGCGATCTCCTCTTCGGTCAGCCCAAGGTCGGCAAACGAGAATGGTTGAATGACCCCGCTGGCAAGACCCGCTTCGATATCCTCGACGTCTTCGATATGCGCCGCGTGAGGCTTCGCGGCATCACCGGCGCTGACCGGCTCCTCCTGCTGCGGAGGTTCAGGCGCACCCACAGCAGGCAGCTGCTGCTCTGCCCCGACGGATAAGAGTCTTCGTTCCTCAAACTGATCGTCATCGCGAAGCGATATATCGTCCAGCGAGAACAAACCCAGATGTTCATCCGGTGCAATTGGAGGGGTAGGCGGCTCTTCTGCACCCGGCAGACGCACACTTTCGCGTTGCTTTTGCAACTTCTCGAAAATGGTGCCTGTTTCCGCAGGCGCTGTTGAAGATGCCGTGTGCAGGAATGTCGGCTCAGTGCGTTGCGCCGGTTGTTGCCAGCTAAACCCGCGTGGAATGAACGGCTCTTCCTCTTCGATCGGGCTTTCGGACGCCTCTTCCGGCGTCAACCCCGCCATTCGCGGACGTTGCGGCGCCGGAGGTTCGTCGAGCGAGAATGGTTGCAGTGATGGCGGCAACTCGCCTATATCCGTCTGCCCGCTCAGCCCTCCGGTTTCCAATTCTTCCATCGAGAATGGTTGCAGGTCTGGCGGAACATCTCCGATATCGAACCCGATGCCTGGCTTCACTGCTGGTTGATACCCCCCCCCCTCAATATCGATATCGTCGAGCGAGAAGGGCTGCATATCGATCTCAACATCATCGGGTTGCGATGTTTCTGCCTGAGGAAGGATTGGTTCGCCGCTCAGACTCGCGATCTCCTCCGGCGAAAGCCCCAGTTCCTCGAGCGAGAACGGTTGCAGCGCCCCGATCTCGGTCGGCGCCTCTTCGGCAGGCGGCGTGGCAGCACTGTCGAGACTGGCGATCTCATCAGGTGAGAGCCCCAGTTCCTCGAGCGAGAACGGTTGCAGCGCCCCGATCTCGGACGGCGCTTCTTCGGCAGGCGGCGTGGCAGCACTGTCGAGACTGGCGATCTCCTCCGGCGAAAGCCCCAGTTCTTCCAGTGAGAACGGTTGCATCGCGCCGATGTCGGATGGCGCTTCTTCAGCGGGTGCGGTTTCGGCAGGCGGTGTGGTCACGCTGTCGAGCGCGGCGATCTCATCGGGCGAAAGTCCCAGTTCTTCCAGCGAGAACGGTTGCATCGCGCCGATGTCGGATGGCGCTTCTTCGGCGGGTGCGGTTTCGGCAGGCGGCGTGGCAACGCTGTCGAGCGCGGCGATCTCCTCCGGCGAAAGCCCCAGTTCCTCGAGCGAGAACGGTTGCAGCGCGCCAATCTCGGACGGCGCTTCTTCGGCGGGCGCGGTTTCGGCAGGCGGCGACGCTTCCTGTAAGGAAGGCGTTTCCGTCTCCTGCTCACGCGCTTCATCCCAGGCGCCGAGACGCTCAAGTTCTGCTTCGCTCAACCCCAACTCTTCGAGCGTGAACGGGCGTGTATCCGCATCGATCTCAACTGCGGCTTCCTCGACGGGAGACGACGTCACGGGCGGCGCCGTGTCGATTGCCAGCAGCGCGGCAAGAAAATCATCGCTATCATCGTAAACGGATGGCGACGCCTGCGGAGGTGGCGGCGGCGCCGCCACAGCGGTCGGCGTGGTCGCCTCCATTGATCGTGTGGCAGTGAGTTGTTCGACGGGAGCAGTAACACGCCGGTTGATCCATGCCGCTTCGTCCCACTCCGGGATCACCGGCTCTGGCACATCAACAGGCGGGAGTGACTCGAACAGCATCCGCGCCATCGACTGGTACGGGTCGATGGTGAGAGTTTTCCTCCAGTACTGCTCACCGGATGGATTGCCAGAAGCCAGTTCGATGTACCCCAGGATCAGGTTCGCCTTCAACACATCGGGATGGCTGACAAGGATGGCGCGGCATACCTCAAGCGCTTCTTCCTCCTGCTCATCACGCCAGAGAGCCTCTGCCAGCGCCACCCGCGCGTCGAGGCGGTCAGGTTGATCCGCCACGACCTGGCGAAATTCGGAGATCGCCTGCGGTAGCATGTGCCCTTTCGCATACAATCGCGCCAGACCGACACGACTGAGGCGTAGATGTGCATACTCACTGCCCCATGCCTCGGTATAGAGCCGCAGTAACTGGCTGCGCAACTCTGGCAGGTCAGGCTTGATCTCAAGCGCACGTTCGAAGGCGGCGATCGCGCTGGACAGTTGACCAAGCCGCTCACTGGTCATGCCAAGCCCAACGAGCGCCGGGATATGCTCCGGGTCGAAACTCAGAACCTTCTCGAACTCGATACGCGCCTCTTCGTACTGGCGGTTGGACAGAAACGCTTCCCCAAGCATCTGATGGGCTTCCAGACACTTCGGGTACGTCTCAAGGATGTGCTGCACCATCCCGATCGCGCGATCAAGATCGTCGGATTCGAGCCATTGCCGGGTCTGGTCGAAAGCCGCCTGCAGGCTCACATGTCCCATTCCAATCCTCCTGGCGCCCGAACTGCAGCGACGGCAGTGTCGTGTAATCTTTTACGCCCCGATGAGAAACTGCACGTGTCAGGGCGCACCAGCACCCTCTCATGCGTAAAACTAGAGGCATTATAGCGCAAGCGTCAAGGTGATGCAAGAGGATGCGCACAATAATCAAGCACACAACGACCTGCAACACAAGGATGCAAGTCGTCATGGAACCTTGTGCGACACA
Encoded here:
- a CDS encoding tetratricopeptide repeat protein — protein: MGHVSLQAAFDQTRQWLESDDLDRAIGMVQHILETYPKCLEAHQMLGEAFLSNRQYEEARIEFEKVLSFDPEHIPALVGLGMTSERLGQLSSAIAAFERALEIKPDLPELRSQLLRLYTEAWGSEYAHLRLSRVGLARLYAKGHMLPQAISEFRQVVADQPDRLDARVALAEALWRDEQEEEALEVCRAILVSHPDVLKANLILGYIELASGNPSGEQYWRKTLTIDPYQSMARMLFESLPPVDVPEPVIPEWDEAAWINRRVTAPVEQLTATRSMEATTPTAVAAPPPPPQASPSVYDDSDDFLAALLAIDTAPPVTSSPVEEAAVEIDADTRPFTLEELGLSEAELERLGAWDEAREQETETPSLQEASPPAETAPAEEAPSEIGALQPFSLEELGLSPEEIAALDSVATPPAETAPAEEAPSDIGAMQPFSLEELGLSPDEIAALDSVTTPPAETAPAEEAPSDIGAMQPFSLEELGLSPEEIASLDSAATPPAEEAPSEIGALQPFSLEELGLSPDEIASLDSAATPPAEEAPTEIGALQPFSLEELGLSPEEIASLSGEPILPQAETSQPDDVEIDMQPFSLDDIDIEGGGYQPAVKPGIGFDIGDVPPDLQPFSMEELETGGLSGQTDIGELPPSLQPFSLDEPPAPQRPRMAGLTPEEASESPIEEEEPFIPRGFSWQQPAQRTEPTFLHTASSTAPAETGTIFEKLQKQRESVRLPGAEEPPTPPIAPDEHLGLFSLDDISLRDDDQFEERRLLSVGAEQQLPAVGAPEPPQQEEPVSAGDAAKPHAAHIEDVEDIEAGLASGVIQPFSFADLGLTEEEIAALGLNVAPEQPVTQAPESPAEAPAGLTSRVAEEEPVVAPPHIEEPVATHESKRTDIEAETLEEALARGEVQPFSFADLGLSEEEIAALGLSTPEASAPPAEPGTPAQPAREAETLEEALARGEVQPFSFADLGLSEEEIAAPGLGTPEASAPPAAPAEPVTPAQPAYEAETLEEALASGEVQPFSFADLGLSEEEIAALGLGEPKASTPPAEPVAPVQPTTETDEFEIVQPAAPAKSPASAAPELVEEETGIEDLQPFSLADLGLSEDELGEFDLSDLAEGGLEYEEGRLGITEEELSALGTGGDLEWLPEPASVHEPPVESFELAETFPGFESVDETVDRLIRLGHERGYVDLADIIATVRDPEAEADRIDEIGRKLHAARIQIRDGDEIIDLDAEYAEEETPLPVESALQPALNDMPSEEDLMRPFSLEELGLSDDEIALLAAAAAGQQENVPPPAEEPSLTPFSLEELGLSDDEIAMISAAGSTVETSPVEGPSLSPEEPESSGAEVTQTTRSAATSDVAPPPSATSEVEAFSLIDLEPVAQPEATVPPQPPAQERKEAPASVVPPTGAEKQPPPAKAAPIAAATSPPSPPPAAPKDLSAFPELQEYVRMLDSDPGNHILRLSIARVGGQVGMVELAMQHYRSLIKQNALLDEIVDDLSDMIAETSDISLLRKLHRTLGDAYSRQGRFRDAMREYSWIPGQG